Part of the Opitutus sp. ER46 genome is shown below.
GGGGCGGAGCATCGCGCGCCGCAGTTGCTGGAAACGCGGGCCGAAGAAATGCGACTTGAGGTCGGGGACTTCGCTCAACCGGCCGAGCGCCACGCGGTGCCACGGGCAGGGCAGGACCTCGTCCTGGTTCCGGATCGTGATCTCGGTGAACGGGCGCGTGCAGTAGAGGTGACCGAAGATGTCCTGGAGGCGCGCCTCGGTCACGCGCGGGATCTTCGGCTTGGGTGGGGCGAGCTCGCCGGCATCGGCCGGCACGCCGCGGATGATGGCGAGCGCGGTGGCGGCGTCAGCGACGGGCTCGTCGGGGCCGGGGCTCCACGTGGCTTCAGTCGGCAGGGCCGGCGGAATATAGACGACGATCCCGGCGGCGGCGCCGGCGGCGATGGCCTGGGCGCGGTAGTGATTGAAGCGTCCCGGGTAGTGCTGGAGTTGCTCGTCCTGCAGGGCGAACTCGCCGAAGCAGTTTACGACGTGGCGGAAGTCGACGTAGGCGAGCTCCAGTTCGCGGGCGATCTGGATGAAGTGCGGCGCCTCGTGGATGTTGCGCGCCATCATCACGAAATTGGCCGTGAGGATTGGGCGGTCGACGCCGGCGCGGCGGCGCAGGTCGCGCAGGGCGGTGATGTGCGACAGCACGCGCTGGAAGTTGGCGCCCTTGCGAATGCCCTCGAATGTGGCGGCCGCCACACCGTCGATCGAGAAGAGCACGTGGTCGACGCCCTGCTCGACGATCACCTTGCGCAGCGGCGCCGTCATCAACATGGCGTTCGTGCAAAAGCAGATGACGAGGCCCGGCCGGACGGCGCGCAGGTAGGTGACGATCTCGGAGAAGAATTTCGAGGCGAGCGGCTCGTCGGCGCAGGAGAGGAGGATGACCTCGACGGCGGGGGCGATGCCCTCGAACAACGTGCGGAACTGCTCGAGGCTGATGGACTTTGCCGGGCGCTTGAAGATCTCGTCCTGGCTGTAGTGGCACATGATGCAGCGCAGGTTGCACTTGTTGATCAGGTCCAGCCGCAGCGTGATGCCAGAGCCGCGGGTGAACGCCCGCCGGAGCCGGTCCTCCACCAGGTTTTCGTCGCTGCACGTGCGGACGTCGGCGGGCACCGCCTCGGGGGCGACGGCGGTCGCCTCGCGCTGCACCGGACTGTGCTGCGTCCAGTCGGCGGGCAACTGCCACCAGGAGCCGTCCTGCGCCTCGACCCACCAGGTGCCGTGCTGCGGTTGGGCGGCCGCCGGCAGGGCGAAAAGGTAGCCGCTGCGGGCGGCGGTCGGGGCGTCGGGGAAGGCGGCGCGGACGTCGGGACGAGGATCACCGAGCCAGACGGCGATGGGCTTCGCGTCGGGGAGTTGGGCGAACAGGCGGCGAATGGGGCGGTCGGCGACGAACCAGCCCTTCAGGGCGAGGAGATTGGCGTCAGGTTCGGGCTGGATCTGGTCCAGGCAGGTCGTCGTTCGGAGCATCGCGTAGGGCGGGCACTATTTGTGGGCGCAGGGAATTGGCAACTCCCGGCAGTTTTCGCTCACGCGAAAACTGAAAGGGGCGGCACTGCCGCCCTTTGGTGGGGCAGAAACACGTAAAGTGGAGGGCGGGGCTCAGGGCGCGAGGGGCGGTGACGATGATTTGTGCCGAACCCAAAACTACGGCGGCTGTCCCTTTTGACCCATGCCCTCGTCCTCCTATCGCGCCCGAGCGTTCACGCGCGGCTCCGATTTCAACGCCGGCTTCTTTGCCGCTGCGATCGTGGCTGTGACGATCGCCGTGGCCGCTTCCATCGCCCTGCCGCGTGTGGCCGCATCCGTGCACGGGTACATTGTGCAACTGCGCACGGCGTCCCCGTCGCGCTGACGGCGGGAGCTGACGGCGGAAAGCTGAACGCCGCAGCGGCAGCAGCCGGCCACATGTGGTCGCGCACTCACCAAATTTGCCTCCGGCAACTGTCACGTAATACGTGACACTGGCGCGATGCCACACGAGGGAGACGTGCGGAAAGTGTCACGTAATACGTGACACTTTTGGCGGGGCGAGAATGTCGCCGGATGGCTGATACGTCGGCTCGGAACGCGATTGGCGGCGACGCGACTTCGATCGAGGCGCTGCACCCGGCGGGACGTAGGCCGTTGCGCGGTGAGGCCGAGGGATTTACGTCCGTTGGAGGGCGCAATACAGCGCGCTCAGAGATGACAGGAGTTCGTAAACAATTACCGCCACGTGAGTCATAAAGCCTAGTAGGCGACTCAAGAACACTAGAAAAGGCTTGCGCGCGACGCAGAGGGCGGCCTTTGTCGCCCACGTGAAGTCAATTCTTCGAGGCCTTTTCGCGCAGCGTGCGCCGGTCAGCTCGGCGAGCCTTTCGGCTCCCGCGAGCGTCGGCGCCCTGACGATGCATCCCGGCTCCATGCGAGCCGCGGATGCGGGCGCTCGATGTTTTTCGGAGCACCGCTGACGCGGTCGCTGGGCGCATCGGAGCACGACTCCGGTTAAGCGCCAGCGAGCGACCCGTCAGAGCGGCGGGTTAATCCATGCCGAGTGCGGCCCCGGCCGCTCCGCATGCTTCAGCCTCCGCCCGTCCGTACCGCCGCTGGCCTTGGTGCCGGTCGGGGGGGCGAGTTCCGGTGCGTCTGCGCCGTTCCCTGCTGAGTTCTCCCGTATTGCCATTCCGCGCGTGTTCGCGGCGGCCTGTGACTGATCCAATGATGAAACTCCTTTCTTCTGTTCTCGCGCGCCATGAGCGCGCCCTCCTCGAGCCCATTTCGCCGGCGGCGGCCTGGCACGAGCAACTCTTCCGTACGTTTCGCGCCGTCGAACAGTCGCGCCACGTCTTCGCGTCGCCCTTTGGTCCCTTGCGTGGATCCGCCGGATCGGCGCACCTGCAGCGCTTCGTATACTTCGGGCCGGGCGCGACGGATGCGGCGTTACGGCTGAGTTTCCTTGGGGGGCTCGATCATCGCGAGCTGCGCGGTTCGCTGGCGCTGCTGCGTTTCATCGAGGGGCTGGCGCTCGCGCCGGACCTGGGGCAGGGGCTCGATCTTTCGTTCTTTCCGCTCGTGGACGCGCTGGGGCTGGCGGAGGCGACGCCGGCGCGGGATCTGGCCGAGGAAAACTGGGCGACCTCAACGGAGCCGGAGATCCAGGTGCTCGAGCACGATGCGCGGCTGCGGGGCTATCACGGTTTCGTGCGGCTTGAGACGACGACGTCCGACGAAGTGACGGTGCGGTTGCATGCCGAGGCGGCGACGGAGAACGCGGCGCCGCCGCTGGAACTGATTTCCTCGGACGAGATCGAGCCGCTGCCCGTGCGCTGGGAAGTCGAGGCGGACGCCGACCCGCGGCGCGGGCCGCTCGCGGTGGCCGATGATCTGCCGGTCGCGCCGTTTGAACTTGTGCTCGCCATTCCGGCGCTCTGGCCGGCGGCGCGGCACACCGCGGCGGTCTCGCTGTTTCTCAAGCGCTTTGTTCGCCGTCACCGTGGGTTCATCGCCTACGCGCAACACCTGTGAGAAAGTGAAAGTGAGAGTGAGAGTAAAAGTGAGTGTGGA
Proteins encoded:
- a CDS encoding radical SAM protein, which translates into the protein MLRTTTCLDQIQPEPDANLLALKGWFVADRPIRRLFAQLPDAKPIAVWLGDPRPDVRAAFPDAPTAARSGYLFALPAAAQPQHGTWWVEAQDGSWWQLPADWTQHSPVQREATAVAPEAVPADVRTCSDENLVEDRLRRAFTRGSGITLRLDLINKCNLRCIMCHYSQDEIFKRPAKSISLEQFRTLFEGIAPAVEVILLSCADEPLASKFFSEIVTYLRAVRPGLVICFCTNAMLMTAPLRKVIVEQGVDHVLFSIDGVAAATFEGIRKGANFQRVLSHITALRDLRRRAGVDRPILTANFVMMARNIHEAPHFIQIARELELAYVDFRHVVNCFGEFALQDEQLQHYPGRFNHYRAQAIAAGAAAGIVVYIPPALPTEATWSPGPDEPVADAATALAIIRGVPADAGELAPPKPKIPRVTEARLQDIFGHLYCTRPFTEITIRNQDEVLPCPWHRVALGRLSEVPDLKSHFFGPRFQQLRRAMLRPEGDENCRGCPLKGQELPSELDTA
- a CDS encoding M14 family metallocarboxypeptidase → MKLLSSVLARHERALLEPISPAAAWHEQLFRTFRAVEQSRHVFASPFGPLRGSAGSAHLQRFVYFGPGATDAALRLSFLGGLDHRELRGSLALLRFIEGLALAPDLGQGLDLSFFPLVDALGLAEATPARDLAEENWATSTEPEIQVLEHDARLRGYHGFVRLETTTSDEVTVRLHAEAATENAAPPLELISSDEIEPLPVRWEVEADADPRRGPLAVADDLPVAPFELVLAIPALWPAARHTAAVSLFLKRFVRRHRGFIAYAQHL